The bacterium genome has a window encoding:
- the htpX gene encoding zinc metalloprotease HtpX has product MNSFKTFILLCSLTLLLLAIGRVIGGQGGLTFALIMAGVMNLGAYFFSDKIVLAMYGAKEILEKDFPDVHRIVYNLTQASGMPKPKVYLMENASPNAFATGRDPKHASVAVTTGILRLLSYEELEGVLGHELAHIKNRDILIATIAATIAGAISYLAHMAQWAAIFGGSRRDEEGRSSNPLVFLAIAIVAPLAALLIQLAISRSREYLADSEGARICGSPNKLASSLEKLRMSVSRIPMDANPSTAHMFIVNPLSGGFFLSLFSTHPPIEERIRRLREMIR; this is encoded by the coding sequence ATGAATAGCTTTAAAACATTTATTCTCTTATGTAGTCTTACTTTGTTGCTTCTTGCAATAGGAAGGGTAATTGGAGGGCAGGGAGGGCTTACATTTGCCCTTATTATGGCAGGGGTTATGAACCTCGGAGCATATTTTTTCTCTGATAAGATAGTCCTTGCGATGTATGGAGCAAAAGAAATCTTAGAAAAGGATTTTCCCGATGTCCATAGGATTGTCTATAACCTTACACAGGCATCAGGGATGCCAAAGCCAAAGGTATATCTTATGGAAAATGCATCGCCAAATGCCTTTGCTACAGGAAGAGACCCAAAACATGCCTCTGTTGCTGTAACAACAGGGATATTAAGGCTTCTTTCTTATGAGGAGCTAGAGGGTGTATTGGGTCATGAGCTTGCTCATATAAAAAATAGGGATATTTTAATAGCAACAATTGCCGCAACAATTGCTGGTGCTATAAGCTATCTTGCTCATATGGCACAATGGGCAGCTATATTTGGAGGAAGCAGGAGGGATGAGGAGGGAAGAAGTAGCAATCCCCTAGTTTTCCTTGCAATAGCCATTGTCGCACCATTAGCGGCTTTGCTCATCCAGCTTGCCATATCAAGGTCAAGGGAATACCTTGCAGATTCTGAGGGAGCAAGAATCTGTGGCTCTCCGAATAAGCTTGCATCCTCCCTTGAGAAATTAAGGATGAGTGTTAGTAGGATTCCAATGGATGCAAACCCATCAACAGCCCATATGTTTATTGTCAATCCATTATCTGGTGGGTTTTTCCTCTCCCTTTTCTCAACACATCCTCCAATTGAAGAAAGGATAAGGCGATTAAGGGAGATGATAAGATAA
- a CDS encoding decaprenyl-phosphate phosphoribosyltransferase — MIFNLIISMRPKQWIKNLFIFAALVFGERLNDPISLLKVSFGFILFCLIAGSGYLINDVIDQKKDRLHPLKLKRPIISGALKKEYAIIFAILFIIASISFSFFINYNFSLCLVSYLLLSLSYSFFLKNIVIIDILILSFGFVIRVITGAFAIGVSISLWLLICTMLIALFLILSKRRHELVLLENDASLHREILSEYSPSFIDEMISAITGAAVIAYSLYAFQVRDKFGEYFPLTIPFVLYGIFRYLYLVHQKGRGGSPEIDITQDKPLMINMLLWIACVLCIIYL, encoded by the coding sequence ATGATATTCAATCTAATAATTAGTATGAGACCAAAGCAATGGATAAAGAATCTCTTTATCTTTGCTGCTTTGGTTTTTGGAGAAAGGCTAAATGATCCTATTTCTTTACTTAAGGTTTCTTTTGGATTTATTCTATTTTGCCTTATTGCAGGCTCTGGTTATCTTATAAATGATGTAATTGACCAAAAAAAGGATAGGCTACATCCATTAAAATTAAAAAGGCCTATTATATCCGGTGCTCTAAAAAAAGAATATGCCATAATCTTTGCCATTCTATTTATTATAGCCTCCATTTCTTTTTCATTTTTTATAAATTATAATTTTAGCCTTTGCCTTGTTTCTTATCTTCTTCTTTCTTTATCCTATTCATTTTTTCTTAAAAATATTGTTATTATTGACATTCTTATCCTTTCTTTTGGGTTTGTAATAAGGGTTATTACAGGTGCGTTTGCTATTGGTGTTTCTATTTCTCTCTGGCTTCTTATCTGCACAATGCTTATAGCCCTGTTTCTTATACTAAGCAAAAGAAGGCATGAGCTTGTTCTTTTAGAGAACGATGCCTCATTGCATCGTGAAATTCTCTCTGAATATAGCCCTTCCTTTATTGATGAGATGATTTCAGCCATAACAGGTGCGGCTGTTATTGCCTATTCTTTATATGCCTTTCAGGTAAGAGACAAATTTGGAGAATATTTTCCCCTGACCATACCTTTTGTACTATATGGGATATTTAGATACCTCTACCTTGTCCATCAAAAAGGGAGGGGAGGCTCTCCTGAGATAGACATTACACAAGATAAACCCTTAATGATCAATATGCTTCTTTGGATTGCTTGTGTTTTATGTATAATATACCTATAA
- the fliR gene encoding flagellar biosynthetic protein FliR, translated as MEVLLSEFQKFLLVFLRISGIFITAPLFSSPNIGYPIRVGICLLASLAAAPPVLSFIPQPPTNIINYGILSISEIIIGLTIGLFASFIVSLFSLSAEFYSVSMGFAISNVFDPLSEVEQPVIGQLLGLFGMLVFITIDGPQTILHGVISSFGFVSGLSLISSKILSSSMIDVFCKMFTTALKISFPLLCVLFLVNLSLGLLSKAAPLINIMIFGFPITILSGLIVLFLLFPFLWNVSSFIFQELFSDIDKLIRSL; from the coding sequence ATGGAAGTTCTACTTTCTGAATTCCAAAAATTCTTGCTTGTATTCCTTAGAATATCTGGGATATTCATAACAGCCCCTCTGTTTTCAAGCCCAAATATAGGCTATCCAATAAGGGTAGGCATTTGCCTTCTTGCTTCCCTTGCCGCAGCACCTCCTGTCCTTTCCTTTATTCCACAACCACCAACAAATATCATTAACTACGGTATTCTTTCCATATCTGAAATTATTATTGGGCTTACCATTGGGCTCTTTGCCTCCTTTATTGTTTCTTTATTTAGCCTGTCAGCAGAATTCTATTCTGTTTCAATGGGGTTTGCCATAAGCAATGTCTTTGACCCACTTTCTGAGGTAGAGCAACCTGTTATTGGGCAATTATTAGGGCTATTTGGAATGCTTGTATTTATTACAATAGATGGACCACAAACAATCCTTCACGGTGTAATTTCTTCATTTGGCTTTGTTTCCGGGTTATCCCTCATTTCCTCAAAAATCCTTTCTTCTTCTATGATTGATGTGTTTTGCAAGATGTTCACCACAGCCCTTAAGATTAGCTTCCCCCTTCTTTGTGTATTATTCCTTGTAAATCTCTCATTGGGTCTTCTTTCAAAGGCAGCACCCTTGATAAACATTATGATATTTGGTTTTCCAATTACCATTCTTTCTGGTTTAATTGTTCTTTTTCTTCTCTTTCCTTTTCTTTGGAATGTCTCTTCCTTTATATTTCAAGAGCTATTCTCTGATATAGACAAGCTTATAAGAAGTTTATAG
- a CDS encoding flagellar biosynthetic protein FliQ: MTEGLVIRLFQEAIFYAIILSLPMLAVSIIVGLIISILQTATSIQEQTITFVPKILAVLITGGLCAAWLGKTMGWWTIRVFEIISTL; encoded by the coding sequence ATGACAGAGGGGTTAGTAATCAGGCTTTTTCAGGAGGCTATTTTTTATGCTATAATCTTATCGCTTCCAATGCTTGCTGTATCAATTATTGTTGGTTTAATAATCTCTATTCTTCAAACAGCAACATCCATTCAGGAGCAAACAATAACATTTGTCCCAAAGATTTTGGCTGTTCTTATTACAGGTGGGCTATGTGCTGCCTGGCTTGGAAAGACAATGGGATGGTGGACAATAAGGGTGTTTGAGATAATTTCAACCCTTTAA